From the Paenibacillus sp. R14(2021) genome, the window GTCGTCCTGCTGCTGGCAGGCGGCTCGTATGTCTGGTACCTATACCATTCGGCGGAGCAGACCGCAGCCAAAATGTACGAGGAGATCGCACCCAGCAAGCCGGTCTACGTCAGTAAGGACCCCGGCATCGCCAAGCAGCTAGAGCCTGTCCAAATGAGCAAGCTAGACTCTTTCACAGTATTGGTTCTTGGCGTTGACGAGCGGCAGAACGACCGTGGACGTTCTGATACAATGATCGTCCTGACGGTAAATCCGGCCAAGCGTTCGATGCTGATGTTCAACATTCCCCGGGATTCGAGAACGGAGATCATCGGTCATGGTACCGTGGACAAAATCAATCACGCATACGCCTTCGGCGGTGTTCAGATGTCCCTGCAGACGGTTGAGAATTTCATCGATTACCCGATCGACTATTTCGTCAAGGTTAACATGGAGGGCTTCGCACACCTCATCGACATGGTGGGCGGTGTTGAAGTGGATAATCCATTCGCGTTCGATTACGAAGGCGATCATTTCGACAAAGGGCATCTGCAGCTGGATGGGACACAGGCGTTAAAGTATTCCCGCATGCGCTACGACGATCCGCGAGGCGATTTTGGCCGTAATACGAGGCAAAGGGACATTCTTCAGGAAATCATGAAGAACGCGCTGAGTATGTCTTCCGTAACGCATGTGCAGGCGATGCTGAGCGAGCTAGGCGACAGCGTCAAGACGAATATCACCTTCTCGGAGATGAAGACCTTCGCGAAGGATTATCGGCAGAGCATCGATAAAGTGGACACGGTCGAAATCCAGGGAAAAGGGCAAACAATCAACAAAGTCTGGTATTACATAGTCAACGATCAGGAACGTCTGCGTATCCATAATCAGATGAAGGCGCATCTAGACAAGGGAAACTAAGTCATCCCTTCGCGTGAACGGCATAAATCACTTCCCCAATTCATAAAGTGAAGTAGCTTTTATGGACAAGGGGGATTGAGATGGGAAGAGGCAGAAGCAACCGGAACGGAGCGGCGCTCAAGCTGCTGCTTGCCGTATTTGCGGTGCTAGTCATTTGGATGACGTGGAACAACTTGGAAGGGAAGATCGGCCGAAGCGACGCGGAGCAAGCGCTTGAAGCCGTTGAAAAATTCTATCACTATGAGCAGACCGGCGACTTCGGGAGCTCTTGGGAACTGTTTCACCCCGTGATGCAGCAGCGCTTCGACAAGGCGGCGTATATTCAGAAGCGCGCCCATATCCTCCTGCAGGATTTTGGCGTGACGACATTCCAATTACATGTGAGTGCGGCTAAACGACTGACAGATTGGCGAATGAGCGCGGAAGCGCAGCCAATTCCGACCGTGTACGAAGTGGAAGTAACGCAAACCTTCCAAAGTCCCTATGGCAATTTCAGCCTCCAGCAACCCTGCTTCGCCGCGCTGGCGGACGGGCATTGGAAACTTCTCTGGTCATATGAAACAGAAAACGAGCACGTGTGACGAAGTGTATACTTCTTGCTTTATATGATACAAATTGTATCATAAATTAAAAGAAAGTTAGATGCTAGGAGAATGGCTCGTCTTTGAACAAGACAATGACCGAATAGTTCAAGATGCTTGCACGCTGCTTGGCGATTATCAAGGAAGTGCCAGTTAACCAACTCTATTTTCAAAGAATTAATATGTTCAGGGAGATGATATCATGAAGCCACTAGTCGATGAGTATCTGAAATTGATGCGCTGTAACACCAATATCGAGACCACGGAGCTTGACGGAGAATGGATACTCATGAATGTCGAGACGCATGCCGTCACGAAGCTGAATGAGATAGGCGGTTTGATCTGGTCAAATGTCGACGAGTGCAGGACGGTCGAAGCGCTGGCGGTGCGCATTGCGAACGAAGGCGATGCGCCGCTTCACGCGGTGCTTGCGGATGTTGATCGGGTTGTCGGTGAGATGCTGGTAAAGGGACTGTTGACGCTTGGATGATATGCTCTGCATACTGACGGACGTGCGGATAAGCGATGCAAACGCATCGGATCTGCAGTCCCGCCGGTATGTGATTGCGAATGTCAGCGGGATGGATGCAGCAAGCAGGCGCTGGTGGAAGCAGGTCTATTAAATAAGAAAAAAATTTTAGACGATGTGCTACAAATTGTAACAACGAATAGGAGGAAGCTGACGATGAATATCAAGTCCCATTCGAGTGCGGTCAAGAGACAGCAGGTCCGCATCAGACTTCGCGGAATCGTGCTCGCTTCAATCACGATTGACAGCGTCGCGGATCGTGCTGTGCAGACCGGAGGCATGCCTGTCCTCGTTGACAATTTAAGCATGAACGGCTTGGAGTTCATGACGCATCTGCGGCTTCCGGTCAGCAGGGATTATCAGATTCGCATCTCGCTGAAGATGAACGAGTGGGAGTTCTCTCTGCTGGCTAATGTTGCGTGGCGCAGGGTGCAGGAAAACATGTACGCATACGGCTGCTCGTTCATACCGGATGTTCAGATGAAGCAGGCGCTTGCCGCCGCGCTTGAGCATCAGCTGACCTATATGAATCCGAAGTACCGCCGAATTCATGAATTGTATGTCCGTATGTCCAGGGAAACGGCCAACGCGGCCGCCAATCGGCTCGATTACAAGGGCTGAGTTTTTCCATTCACCGCAAGCGCGAAGTGTTATCAACTTTTGTAAACGCTTACAGATATCGAAATAGATGAAGTCCTATTCTATCGACAAAACTCTGCGCCGATCCTATTGACAATTAGCGAATAATGTCATAATCTAGAATTGTTGATACGTAATGTAACATAAATAAATATATTGATACATATAGTATATTCAAATGGGTCAAGGGAGGTTGTAATGATGTCGAATGCGAATCAATTTTGCTGTGTGGATTGCGGTAAATTACTGGTTAGGGACGAAGCTGAGCTGGTGTTTCGTACAGGTTTTTTCCGCGTGATCTACCCTCTGGGATACTGTAAAGCATGCAGCGCGTTCCCTAAGCAGGGGCGTCAAGAATTACTAGCGAACGAACCGTCTCATCGTTCGGCTGCCGTCAAGCCGTCCTTCGAGGCTGCATTACTGGAGCCGGTTTATGCCGAGAACAGGTTTCTGATCTTCAGTTAATCTTCATAAAGCGTTAACTGCCTTCTAACTTCCAATGGCTTCCTTTCTTCTGTATACTGGCTATGTATGCATAAAAGGAACAAAAGGACTTGCAGCAATCTGCAAGAGGGGGGCAGGCTAGATGGTACATTCAGCCGCATCGGACAAGCAGCCGATTGTCAGGCTTCAGCAACTAACGAAGGTGATCGGAAGACGGACCATCATAGACGGACTGACGCTCGACATACCGCGCGCCGAAGTCGTAGGATTCTTGGGACCGAACGGAGCGGGCAAGACGACGACCATTCGAATGATGGTAGGACTCATGTCCATGACCAAGGGCGACGTGCTGATCGAAGGGCACAGCGTTCGCGACGATTTCGAGAATGCGATCCGCCATGTAGGGGCGATCGTAGAGAATCCGGAGATGTACAAGTATTTGACGGGGTTTCAGAATCTGCTGCATTTCTCCCGGATGATTCCGGGCATTACGAAGCAGCGGATCGATGAAGTCGTGGAATTGGTAGGTCTGAAGGGCCGCATTAACGACAAAGTGAAAACCTATTCGCTCGGGATGCGCCAGCGTCTCGGGATTGCACAAGCCATCATGCATAAGCCTTCGCTTCTGATTTTGGATGAGCCGACGAACGGGGTCGACCCGGCGGGGATTCGCGAGCTTCGCGATTATTTGCGAAAGCTGGCGAAGGAAGAGGGCATTGCCGTCCTGGTGTCCAGCCATCTCTTGAGCGAGATGGAGCTGATGTGTGACCGGGTCGCCATCATTCAAGGCGGCAAGCTGATCGACGTGCGCACCATTCAGAACGGCGTGCATCTGGAAGGAACGACGAGCCAAATTCTATTCGAGGTGGATCGGCCGGATGATGCAGTAAAGCTCTTGGCTGCGTATGATGCGGCGCTCATGGACGACGGGGCGCTCGTTCGCGCAGATCGGGACACGGTCGCGGCTATCAATTCCGTTCTCGTCGGCGCAGGCGTTAAAGTATACGGCATTCGCGTGCTGAACAAGTCGCTGGAAGATCAATTCCTCGAGATGACGGGAGGCGAGCCGATTGTATAATTTCCTGCAGCTTGTGCGTAACGAGAATATGAAGATTTACCGCCGTATCGGAACATGGATCATGTTCGGTATTATTCTGCTGATTGTCCTCGTCGTGAACATTCTGTCCAAGGCATTCTCGGACACGTCGACAACCTGGCAAGTCATGAGCAATATTGAAACCTTCTGCTACCTGCTGATCACGATCTTCACCGTCGTCGTATCCGCCGAAAGCGTAGCGGGCGAATTCTCCTCTGGAACGATCAAGCTGCTGCTGATCCGCCCGTGGAGCCGTTCCAAAATCCTGCTATCCAAATACATAGCGCTGCTGCAGTTTGCCCTGCTGATGTCGATCTTCATGTTCGTCTGCTCCTATGTACTGGGTCTGATTCTGTTCGGCGCCGGCGGCGGCGCGACGGCAAGTGAGGCGCTCGGTGCCGCAAACGATTCAGGTCCGTTCAGCTATATGATTCAAGTCTATCTGCTGGATTACATCGGACTTATTATGATCGTGACGTTCAGCTTCATGCTCTCGACGCTGTTCCGCAGCGGCGGGCTGGCAATCGGCTTGTCGATGTTCATCTATTTCTTCGGGCTGATCGCGAGCGGTCTGCTCAGCATGCTGAATTATAAATGGGTGGAATACCTGCTGTTTCTGCATTTGAACCTGAAGCAGTACTTAGCGAGCAAGGAAATCGCGCACGGGATGACGATCGGCTTCTCGCTCGGCGTGCTGGCCGGCTATTATATCGTGTTCGTCGCCATCACGTGGTTCGTCTTCAACAAACGTGACGTTGCAACCTAAATAAAGGAATGAAGGGAGTGCCTGCCGTCTAACCAGACCGGCGGGCTCTCCCTTTTTTGCGTCCATTACCCGGCTTGCCGGGCTTTCTCCTTGGCGGCGTTTTCTTTCGCCTGCTGTTGTTGATGAAGCATCGGGTCACTATCCGGATGAAGACGCGATTTGGGCTCCGCCGAGCGTTCCATGCGACAGTTGCCGTTATACATTCCTCCGTCCTGAATGAGCATCGTATGCGCGAGCACGTTGCCGAACAGCTGGCCGGAAGCGGTAATGGTCAGCCGGCCCTTCACGACGATATCACCGAACACCTTGCCTGCAATCGTCAAGTCGCGGGCGGTAATGCCGGATCTTGCGATGCCGCATTCGCCGACGATGACATCGCCCTTGCACTCGATATCTCCCCGATATTCCCCTTCGATTCGAATGCCGTTCTCGCTGATCAGCTTGCCTTCCACATGCGTGCCTTGTCCGATTAACGTTTCGGTGCCGTCGCTTCGTTTGGGTTCCTTAAACATCGTGTCGATTCATCCTCCCTCGCAGGTGGTAACTTGCTATTAGCTATTTATTCTTCGAAGTCTAGAAACATGCCTTGAAAGATGTATAGGCACAAGAGGGAGCGTCAAAGCTAGATAGAACGGACAGAGCCGCGAGGAGGACCACGATGATCTGGGCGTTAGCTGTATGTATCATCTTTATTTTTCAAATCGCGACCATTCTAGTGTTGGAATTTAGGCATCCGTCGAAAACCGTTGCTTGGCTGCTTATCATGTTCGTGCTGCCGATCGTCGGCTTCGTCATGTATTATTTTCTAGCCCAGGAGTACAGACGCCGCCGGACGATGCGCCGCCGCGGCGTCATTACGCAGGAGGAGAAGCTGCAGGCGCTGCTGCGCTGCAAGCTGGTCAACCGGCCCGAGGATATGCACGGCCATCAATTCGACCACCAGGAGCGGCTCTATCATTTGCTGCAGAGCATCACGCTCTCTCCGATTACGAGCGGCAACGAGACGCAGGTGCTGACGAACGGACCGGATACATACGATGCGATTCTAGCGGCGATCGCAGAAGCGAAGCATCACATCCATATCGAATTCTACACGATTCGCGACGACGGCATCGGCAGGAAGCTGAAAGCGCTGCTCATCCAGAAAGCGCGTGAAGGCGTTGAGATCCGGATCATCTACGACGGCATCGGCAGTCTAGAGCTCAGCAGCAGCTATATTCGCGAGCTGGAGAAGGCAGGCGTGGAAACGCAGTGCTTCCTCCAAGTGAAGGTGGCCTTCTTCAATAAAAGGATGAATTTCCGCAATCACCGCAAAATCGTTGTCGTCGACGGTCTCGTCGGGTTTGTGGGCGGCATCAATATCGGAGACGAATATCTTGGCGGCAACACGAAGCTTGGCTTCTGGCGGGATACGCATCTGCAGATTCGGGGAGACGCGGTGTACTTCCTACAGGAAGTGTTCCAGCAGGATTGGTGGTTCACGGCGAAGAAGCGGTTGACGGATGCGGCTTATACGCCGATGCATACCTGTAAGGGGCAGGAGCAGGTGCAGATCATTTCGAGCGGCCCCAACACCCGCGATGCGGCGATTCTGGAATGCGTATTTGCAGCGGTATCCGCGGCCAAGTCGCGCATCTACATCACGACGCCGTATTTTATTCCGGACCCCAGCGTGCTGATGGCACTGCGAATAGCGGCCTTAAGCGGGGTTGACGTCCGCATCATTATTCCTTACGTGGCGGATACGAAGCTGGTCTTGTTTGCCTCGCTCTCTTATGTAGAGGAAATGCTGGTGGCTGGCGTTCGCATTTACCGGTACCATAACGGCTTCGTTCATGCCAAGGTGCTGATCGTGGACGAATTGCTGGCATCCGTGGGGACGGCGAACATGGACATGCGAAGCTTCTTCAGCAACTTCGAGATCAATGCGATGCTCTTCGACGGCAAAGCGATCAAGCGGCTGGAATCGGATTTCATGAGGGATCTGGAAGCCTGCGAGGAGGTAAACCGGTCTCAATTTCAGAAGCGGCCGGTTTGGCAGAAGGCGAGTGAGGTGGCGGCCCGGATGCTCTCGCCGCTCTTGTAACGGATAAGCTCATGCATTCAAGCCGCGGTCTGACAGGCGATAGAGGGGGGGCAGAGAGGAACATATGTGTTCCACTCTGGCTCCCCTTATGTCTCTAAGCAGGGAATGGTCCAGCTAGTTAGACGTTTTGAAGGGTTGGACGATCGAGCGCGACGATCGGGGCCAATTCGTTGCTGCGCCCTTGTATGAGGTCGCTCAGGATGTTCGCACCCATCATGCTGTAAACCGTGCCGTTGCCGCCATAGCCCAGGCAGTAATAGATGCCGGGACGCTTGGGATCTTCGCCGATGAACGGCAGGTAATCGCGGGACTGGCAGAAGGTTGCA encodes:
- a CDS encoding LCP family protein translates to MKRSLKRTLIWTASAVVVLLLAGGSYVWYLYHSAEQTAAKMYEEIAPSKPVYVSKDPGIAKQLEPVQMSKLDSFTVLVLGVDERQNDRGRSDTMIVLTVNPAKRSMLMFNIPRDSRTEIIGHGTVDKINHAYAFGGVQMSLQTVENFIDYPIDYFVKVNMEGFAHLIDMVGGVEVDNPFAFDYEGDHFDKGHLQLDGTQALKYSRMRYDDPRGDFGRNTRQRDILQEIMKNALSMSSVTHVQAMLSELGDSVKTNITFSEMKTFAKDYRQSIDKVDTVEIQGKGQTINKVWYYIVNDQERLRIHNQMKAHLDKGN
- a CDS encoding PqqD family protein yields the protein MKPLVDEYLKLMRCNTNIETTELDGEWILMNVETHAVTKLNEIGGLIWSNVDECRTVEALAVRIANEGDAPLHAVLADVDRVVGEMLVKGLLTLG
- a CDS encoding PilZ domain-containing protein, which encodes MNIKSHSSAVKRQQVRIRLRGIVLASITIDSVADRAVQTGGMPVLVDNLSMNGLEFMTHLRLPVSRDYQIRISLKMNEWEFSLLANVAWRRVQENMYAYGCSFIPDVQMKQALAAALEHQLTYMNPKYRRIHELYVRMSRETANAAANRLDYKG
- a CDS encoding ABC transporter ATP-binding protein, producing MVHSAASDKQPIVRLQQLTKVIGRRTIIDGLTLDIPRAEVVGFLGPNGAGKTTTIRMMVGLMSMTKGDVLIEGHSVRDDFENAIRHVGAIVENPEMYKYLTGFQNLLHFSRMIPGITKQRIDEVVELVGLKGRINDKVKTYSLGMRQRLGIAQAIMHKPSLLILDEPTNGVDPAGIRELRDYLRKLAKEEGIAVLVSSHLLSEMELMCDRVAIIQGGKLIDVRTIQNGVHLEGTTSQILFEVDRPDDAVKLLAAYDAALMDDGALVRADRDTVAAINSVLVGAGVKVYGIRVLNKSLEDQFLEMTGGEPIV
- a CDS encoding ABC transporter permease, which encodes MYNFLQLVRNENMKIYRRIGTWIMFGIILLIVLVVNILSKAFSDTSTTWQVMSNIETFCYLLITIFTVVVSAESVAGEFSSGTIKLLLIRPWSRSKILLSKYIALLQFALLMSIFMFVCSYVLGLILFGAGGGATASEALGAANDSGPFSYMIQVYLLDYIGLIMIVTFSFMLSTLFRSGGLAIGLSMFIYFFGLIASGLLSMLNYKWVEYLLFLHLNLKQYLASKEIAHGMTIGFSLGVLAGYYIVFVAITWFVFNKRDVAT
- a CDS encoding polymer-forming cytoskeletal protein; translation: MFKEPKRSDGTETLIGQGTHVEGKLISENGIRIEGEYRGDIECKGDVIVGECGIARSGITARDLTIAGKVFGDIVVKGRLTITASGQLFGNVLAHTMLIQDGGMYNGNCRMERSAEPKSRLHPDSDPMLHQQQQAKENAAKEKARQAG
- the cls gene encoding cardiolipin synthase, whose product is MIWALAVCIIFIFQIATILVLEFRHPSKTVAWLLIMFVLPIVGFVMYYFLAQEYRRRRTMRRRGVITQEEKLQALLRCKLVNRPEDMHGHQFDHQERLYHLLQSITLSPITSGNETQVLTNGPDTYDAILAAIAEAKHHIHIEFYTIRDDGIGRKLKALLIQKAREGVEIRIIYDGIGSLELSSSYIRELEKAGVETQCFLQVKVAFFNKRMNFRNHRKIVVVDGLVGFVGGINIGDEYLGGNTKLGFWRDTHLQIRGDAVYFLQEVFQQDWWFTAKKRLTDAAYTPMHTCKGQEQVQIISSGPNTRDAAILECVFAAVSAAKSRIYITTPYFIPDPSVLMALRIAALSGVDVRIIIPYVADTKLVLFASLSYVEEMLVAGVRIYRYHNGFVHAKVLIVDELLASVGTANMDMRSFFSNFEINAMLFDGKAIKRLESDFMRDLEACEEVNRSQFQKRPVWQKASEVAARMLSPLL